Proteins encoded in a region of the Oscarella lobularis chromosome 17, ooOscLobu1.1, whole genome shotgun sequence genome:
- the LOC136197105 gene encoding uncharacterized protein, translating to MQTLFLTGVFLLTQFSLSATEGYAPGTCRIFSDPFVNDFNGRRQITPNRPQTLTLSEYPKRWKVEGIVSYSNQHHANILQDVVITLFDITIISIDSKKNVKISAKGEAQNVVTVPYVHVSRKGMGFRIFVGDPGINEDIGIFVLLDNDVSIVWYNSLSNSDYSAVRINVSSKYMGRDLKGVCGIYNAITEGVGVRSEL from the exons ATGCAGACACTGTTCCTTACAGG tgtttttcttttgactcAATTCAGCCTCTCAGCTACCGAAGGATATGCTCCTG GAACGTGCAGGATTTTTTCGGATCCCTTTGTGAATGATTTCAACGGTAGACGACAAATCACCCCAAATAGGCCGCAGACGCTGACACTTTCCGAATACCCTAAAAGGTGGAAAGTTGAAGGAATAGTGAGTTACAGCAATCAGCACCATGCAAATATCCTACAAGATGTAGTCATCACGCTATTTGATATCACAATCATTTCAATAGACAGCAAAAAGAATGTGAAG ATCTCGGCCAAAGGAGAAGCTCAGAATGTCGTCACCGTTCCATACGTTCACGTGTCGAGAAAAGGGATGGGATTCAGAATTTTTGTTGGCGATCCTGGTATCAATGAAGACATCGGAATTTTTGTTCTATTAGACAATGATGTCTCAATTGTTTGGTACAACAGTCTGTCGAATTCTGACTACTCCGCCGTCCGCATCAACGTTTCAAGCAAGTACATGGGAAGAGATCTCAAAGGAGTTTGCGGAATATACAATGCAATAACGGAAGGGGTTGGGGTAAGGTCGGAATTGTAG